One genomic segment of Tubulanus polymorphus chromosome 4, tnTubPoly1.2, whole genome shotgun sequence includes these proteins:
- the LOC141904573 gene encoding uncharacterized protein LOC141904573 yields MPTKSNTQMAEENGDGKYRALILDISRKLSKKKKEFDQLKFLMNDDIDACDWDEIDGRFTELCLHLEQQKLIGADNMEYLSTKLKEIKRYDLAELIEIYFDPTKKSSRSSSNAGDVGEYSEQFEEVSSTMNEAIGYTSTPVPVTNHPNRQNEIIIGEKTREAIEHLVLELGTDWKDLGRRLIRNCKESLIDSIIEENRKTKDRIRSMLHSWLQQDDPPPEQQAQLLETALRKCRLNRLASQISKIFYLETAL; encoded by the exons ATGCCGACTAAATCAAATACTCAAATGGCGGAAGAAAACGGAGATGGAAAATATCGAGCTCTGATCCTCGATATAAgcagaaaattatcaaaaaagaaaaaagaatttgatcAGTTGAAATTCTTGATGAATGATGATATAGATGCGTGTGACTGGGACGAGATCGATGGGAGATTCACTGAATTGTGTTTGCACCTTGAACAACAGAAATTAATCGGCGCAGACAACATGGAATATCTATCAACTAAACTGAAGGAAATAAAGAGATATGATTTGGCTGAACTGATAGAGATTTATTTCGATCCGACGAAGAAGAGCAGTCGTAGCAGCAGCAACGCCGGgg ATGTAGGAGAATACAGCGAACAATTTGAAGAAGTCAGTTCAACAATGAATGAAGCGATCGGTTATACATCGACACCCGTTCCCGTAACCAACCATCCGAATCGCCAAAACGAAATCATCATCGGCGAAAAAACTCGAGAAGCAATCGAACACCTCGTTCTAGAATTAGGAACCGATTGGAAAGACCTCGGGCGACGACTTATCAGAAACTGTAAAGAAAGTCTGATCGATTCGATTATTGAGGAAAATCGTAAAACGAAAGATCGCATCAGAAGCATGTTACATTCATGGTTACAACAAGACGATCCTCCGCCGGAACAACAAGCTCAACTACTCGAAACAGCTCTTCGAAAATGTCGTTTAAATCGTCTCGCGTCACAAATAAGTAAAATCTTTTACTTAGAAACCGCGCTTTGA